In Haematobia irritans isolate KBUSLIRL chromosome 1, ASM5000362v1, whole genome shotgun sequence, a genomic segment contains:
- the LOC142228468 gene encoding uncharacterized protein LOC142228468, giving the protein MRDIQNCFKSEIKKSTFTLIKNRVPKKWWNKEVDKLYRLKQAAQKTFDLKKDNINASKLHQAIKNFQNAAKRAKKQSFCDKVEKLNNKPDSKSLFKFIRGCKESQETSTSSKWCEENNMEFLNHMKLQVPDNTFVTPITHFAISHDFSLDELVHVLKGKTTPSAAGLDGITYEMIHQLSLVCKKRLLEALNNSWRSCEISDNLRKIKIVPVPKKGKDLDIYTNFRPIALISVLIKITNQMVKERLNTFINLNHILPNRSYAYRKNMSASHCINDLIHTMNLQKEKGRKVVLVTMDVSNAYERVNISVLQSILLELNFPNQIIAWIMSFLCKRILVMGNNQIEIFNGIPQGSCLSPLLFNIYTLGLHGVEDENTHVFQFADDFIILTHSHDFDDAIKKLQNKVISFASLLKDLNLKINIEKTSTMYVAKGARKVPLISLAGQLIKPVTSIKFLGRNIKNSLSLKEHYDEVINSCSFSLKAIRMITTLNYGIHPYVANNITKSIIFSKTEYLNSSMAHMPTYLNKKITSFQYQILRRNLGLTRTTPTHVIYALAGTLPPKQRTQLIAAKELIKLKTFNLSLYQYITSSSSNTSLGMVYHKFKYIFDNISINDFKTMGYSIWATDASIGSQSSGCAVCNISTNQNFLFSIPHKVSSLTGELHAIDKAIDLILEEGICKAVIFTDSKNACLLISNNSAHNYLVNNILEKINNSYISTVTFIWTPSHVGITPNETADYYAKYAVSAGSPISTALSIRDAQCKIQESLWNEWSDDYKEAVLHKGTYFKLFFHEPPKTQWFKNVTMAPTDIKTINRLLTGHTYCKKFLHRIGIAPSNLCDTCNVVEDEHHLIFSFCIEVSKGTFNQSQLSFCDSYSFYAQNGKQQ; this is encoded by the exons ATGCGGGATATCCAAAATTGCTTTAAGTCTGAAATTAAGAAATCAACGTtcactttaattaaaaacagagtacccAAAAAGTGGTGGAATAAAGAAGTAGATAAACTATACAGACTAAAACAAGCAGCTCAAAAAACTTTTGATCTCAAAAAAGACAATATAAATGCCTCAAAACTACACcaagcaataaaaaattttcaaaatgcagCCAAGAGGGCTAAAAAACAATCTTTCTGTGATAAAGTTGAAAAGCTCAACAATAAACCTGACTCAAAGtcactttttaaatttattagagGATGTAAGGAGTCACAAGAAACGTCAACAAGCTCCAAATGGTGTGAAGAGAATAACATGGAATTCCTAAACCACATGAAACTTCAAGTTCCGGATAACACATTTGTTACTCCAATAACGCACTTTGCTATATCACATGATTTTTCACTGGATGAACTAGTCCACGTCTTGAAAGGCAAAACTACCCCCTCAGCCGCTGGTCTAGATGGTATTACTTATGAAATGATCCATCAACTATCATTGGTATGTAAAAAAAGACTGCTTGAAGCTCTCAATAACTCTTGGAGATCATGCGAGATTAGTgataatttgagaaaaatcaAAATAGTACCAGTACCAAAAAAAGGTAAGGATCTTgatatctatacaaattttcgacCAATAGCTCTCATCTCGGTACTCATCAAAATTACAAATCAAATGGTAAAAGAACGCTTAAATACATTCATTAATCTAAACCACATATTGCCAAATAGGTCATACGCTTACAGGAAAAATATGTCGGCTTCACACTGCATTAACGACCTAATTCACACTATGAATCTCCAAAAAGAAAAGGGAAGAAAAGTTGTACTGGTTACAATGGACGTTAGCAATGCTTATGAGCGGGTTAATATCAGTGTACTGCAATCTATACTACTTGAATTAAACTTCCCTAACCAAATAATAGCATGGATAATGTCATTCCTTTGCAAAAGAATATTAGTTATGGGAAACaatcaaatagaaatttttaatggcATCCCACAAGGCAGTTGTCTGAGCCCATTATTATTTAATATCTACACGTTGGGTCTCCATGGCGTAGAAGATGAGAATACGCACGTCTTTCAATTTGCGGATGACTTCATAATCCTCACTCATAGTCATGACTTTGATGATGCTATtaaaaaactgcaaaataaaGTAATCAGTTTTGCTTCGCTTTTAAAAGACTTAAATCTCAAAATAAACATAGAGAAAACATCTACAATGTATGTGGCTAAAGGTGCAAGAAAAGTTCCACTAATATCTCTCGCTGGTCAACTGATAAAACCGGTTACAAGTATAAAATTCCTTGGTAGAAATATCAAAAACAGTCTGTCTCTAAAAGAACATTATGATGAAGTCATAAATTCCTGCAGCTTTTCTCTCAAGGCCATAAGAATGATAACAACTCTGAATTATGGTATACACCCCTACGTTGCCAATAACATAACAAAATCCATTATATTCTCCAAGACAGAATATCTCAACTCCTCCATGGCGCATATGCCAACATacctaaacaaaaaaattactagTTTTCAATATCAGATTCTACGTAGGAATCTTGGTCTAACTCGAACAACACCCACGCATGTAATCTATGCTTTAGCTGGAACCTTACCTCCCAAACAAAGAACGCAACTCATTGCTGCTAAAGaacttataaaactaaaaacctTTAATCTATCTTTATACCAATATATCACCTCCTCGTCTTCTAATACAAGCTTGGGTATGGTTTATCacaaattcaaatatatttttgataatatt TCTATAAATGATTTCAAAACAATGGGTTATTCCATTTGGGCCACGGATGCATCGATCGGCTCACAGTCCTCAGGATGTGCGGTTTGCAACATCtcgacaaatcaaaattttcttttttccatACCACACAAGGTTTCCTCTCTCACTGGTGAACTACATGCTATTGACAAAGCGATTGATCTAATATTAGAGGAAGGAATATGCAAAGCTGTTATCTTCACTGATAGCAAAAATGCATGTTTGCTTATAAGCAACAATTCGGCTCACAACTATTTAGTCAACAACATACTGGAAAAAATCAACAACTCATATATTTCGACTGTTACCTTTATATGGACACCCTCGCATGTTGGGATCACACCAAATGAAACCGCAGATTATTATGCCAAATATGCTGTTAGCGCCGGCAGCCCAATCTCCACCGCCTTATCAATAAGAGATGCACAATGTAAAATTCAGGAATCACTCTGGAATGAATGGTCTGATGATTACAAGGAAGCAGTTCTACACAAAGGCACATACTTCAAACTGTTCTTCCATGAACCTCCGAAGACCCAATGGTTCAAAAATGTAACAATGGCTCCCACCGACATTAAGACGATTAATAGATTATTAACTGGCCAtacttattgcaaaaaattcttaCATCGTATTGGCATAGCTCCATCAAACTTATGTGACACCTGTAATGTGGTAGAAGATGagcatcatttaatttttagct TTTGCATTGAAGTATCTAAAGGGACATTCAATCAATCCCAATTGTCTTTTTGTGACAGTTATTCTTTTTATGCACAAAATGGCAAACAGCAGTGA
- the LOC142221419 gene encoding uncharacterized protein LOC142221419: MAAYKKIQLNLDIDVDVLTVESIAEIVNTILKALLYQRNQIPFVYETYKYYVGNWLKNGNRQENFGEIASFQLQRQRDHATDTYDSINAMKDVINETFKWRTIKTLRFLFGGTVFTPKESYTVHIPCNDIMIDHSSENHRIHPSKLNGILLSLLTNHDLYSIFSQNLNATNLYLELELFDYPSAFAATYCSTNRKMFPKDLYIVPSTCKDIHIYLQHKRCANVDYRQLECCKEIKIFEDIINLSLTEKGRGQADNGSLLVKEEYNTRWWESEIIVRGFKEHSRKGLNIWS, encoded by the exons ATGGCggcttataaaaaaattcaattaaatttggataTAGATGTTGATGTTTTGACTGTAGAATCAATAGCTGAAATTGTAAACACCATTTTGAAAGCCCTATTATACCAACGCAATCAGATACCATTTGTTTACGAAACCTACAAATACTATGTCGgcaattggttgaaaaatggtAACAGGCAAGAGAATTTtggagaaattgcaagtttccAGTTGCAGCGACAGAGGGACCATGCAACAGATACCTATGATTCTATAAATGCTATGAAAGAT GTGATCAATGAGACGTTTAAGTGGAGGACTATAAAGACTTTGCGATTTTTATTTGGTGGCACAGTTTTTACGCCAAAGGAGTCATACACTGTTCACATACCATGTAACGATATTATGATTGATCACAGCTCCGAAAATCATCGGATACATCCTTCAAAACTTAATGGAATTCTTTT ATCGCTATTGACGAATCACGATCTTTATTCTATTTTCTCTCAAAATCTAAACGCTACAAACTTGTACTTGGAATTAGAGTTATTTGATTATCCATCTGCATTCGCTGCAACTTATTGTTCAACAAATCGTAAGATGTTTCCTAAAGACCTTTATATCGTACCATCAACCTGTAAGGATATTCACATTTACTTACAACATAAACGATGTGCTAACGTTGATTATAGGCAATTGGAATGTTGCAAAGAGATAAAAATATTCGAAGATATCATAAATTTGAGTTTAACCGAAAAAGGAAGAGGACAAGCCGATAATGGATCTTTATTAGTGAAGGAGGAATATAATACCCGATGGTGGGAATCAGAAATTATTGTACGAGGATTTAAGGAACATTCACGGAAAGGATTAAACATATGGTCATAA